GGTATCGACCTTGGGATGGTCGCAGACGTGATTCGGAAATTCGATCCCGATGTCGTCACACTCAACGAAGTGCGCGACAGCGGAGACGATCCCGAATATTTTCATCAAACCGAGCGGATCGCGAAACTGCTCGGCTGGCCGAATTATTATTTCGCACGGGCGATCACATTCCCGGACGGCGGCGATTACGGCAACGCCATTCTCTCCAAACTCCCGTTCAAATCCGTTCAAACGATTCTTATCCCCGATCCGCCGGTGAAGGACGAGGATAAATATTACGAGACCCGCTGTCTCTTGAAAGCCGAATTCGACGGCTTCATGGTGCTCGCAACCCATATGGGACTCGCCCGTGCCGAAGCCAAAAACGCCGTTTCGACCGTGCTCGCCAATACCGGAAAAGAACCGATTGTTTTGATGGGTGATTTCAACCTCGAACCCGATGATCCGATTCTGGCTCCGATTTACGCGGCATTCACTGATACTGCGACGATTTTAAAAGATAAAACATTAAAAAGCTGGCCGTCCGATGCCCCGCGTATTAAAATCGACTATATCTTCACTAAAAACGTAAAAAAAATCATTGGTGCGGATATTCCACAAATTCTCGCAACCGATCATTGCCCGCACTTGGCGGAAATCGAAATATAACATCAAAAAGAGCGGGCGCAATTGCGTCCGCTCTTTGCGATATTTGATTATTATCGCCGAAACGGAGTAACCTCCTCTGTTTTTACTTGACTGACCAGCGTTCCGGTTTCATCAAAAGCGTATTCATAGACATTGCATGCGCCGCCGATGGTGAACGACGAAGTCATCATTGAGAGGAAAGTATCTGTGATGCGCTCGACTTTCCAAATGAGCTGCCCCTTTTCATCCTTTGACAACTTGGAACCTATTGACCCTTCGACCGAGTAAAACTCACCGGGCACGCCGGTTTCGGGATCGCAAACGAGCAGCACCGCCGTGAAGTTCGCGCGCACTCGCTTGGTCAGCTCCTCATTGGAGATATCAAAATCTTCTTCTGCAAAGATCGGATTTAAAATCCCCGCGATGTCATATCTGCCCCCGGCAGTTTCTTCGCCTTCGCCGAGTTTCGGTACCGAATAAGCGCTCAGATAGATTTTTCCGTTGTAGTCGAACATATCGGTGATAAAATATTCCGAATCCTGTGCGCTGTAGGTGAACTTGTCGGTGAATGTTCCGTCGGATTCCACTTTCAACAGATATTGGCCATCCGTAGAACTCAACAGCTGTACCAAATATCCGTCACCGAGTTTGGCAGCGCCCATGATCCCGGAGGTTCCGACTTCTTTTTCGGTGTGCCGAATCACTTTGCCGCTGTAATCGTAGCGGATGACTTCAAGCACGTTTTTAGAGTACGCATAATACGAGGTTTGGTCATTGTTTTGACTAGTTTCGGTTATTGGCAAACGGGCATTTCCAAATACCGTGATGCCGCTGTCGTCACAGACCACTTTTTCATAAGATTCTCCTCCATTATTACCGTTATCGGCATGGATATCCCACAGAACCTGCCCGTTTTTATCAAGCAGAGCCAGTCGGCCGCTTGATATCTCATTGCGGAAAAAGCTCTCGCTCATTCCGAACAATACGATATAATCTCCGTAAACGGTATAATTCCTGATGGAAAAATCGGGGAGTTCCGCCTTCCAGAGCAGGGTATCGCCGTCGTATTTCCCGAATACAACCTTATCGGGCACATTCATCTCGAGTGATTTGTCGAATTTTTGGACATAGTTATACCTGTATTCGCCGGTGTCCAGCGGGATGTTATAGTAATTGCCATTGATGTTTTTATAATTCCAGAGCGCTTCAACATCTTCCGGTGTCGGCGCGTTTTGCGAGATTTGATAACCGGTAACGCTCTTTTCGATCACCTCTGCGGTCTTGTCGTAGGCGAATTTTCCGGTCGTGATGTCGCGGTAAACATTTTTAATCTCCCCGCGCGCAAGCCCCTCGGTCGAGAGATTGTTTTGGGCAAAGAATGTCAAGGCGGCATTATATTCTTTCACCTCCGCCGCGATTGCAAAAGCCGATGACCCTCCGCCGAGCAGCAGTACGGCAAGACAGGCGGCAAGTGCGGGTCTCAGCCGGAATTTCCGTACCGGTTTTGTTTTGCTTTCCAGCATCGCGATGGTTTTATCATTGAAATCTTCGCTTAATTTCACCGCTTGAATGGCATCGCGGTAGTTGTTATGCTTCATCTTCAAAACCTCCCAGTGATTGTTTCAAAAGTCCCCTTGCGCGCGCCAGCCGGGTGCCGACCGTCGCGGGGTTGGTGTCGAGTAGTTTTGCGATCTCCTCAATCGAATAACCCTCATAGTAATACAGGTGAATGGGCAGCCGGTATTTTTCCGCAAGCGCCATCACGGCTTCGAGTACTTGGCTCTGCTCCGGCGGTAAATACGCGGCTTCTTCTGTCAGTTCAAAACGGCTGCGAAACCAGCCCGTTTTGAGCATGTTGCGGCTTTTGTTGATTGTCACCCGCAGCAGCCAGGCCTTTTCGTGCTCAGCGCTTTCGAATTCGGGTGCCTTTTGCAGATAGGTCAAAAAGACGTCCTGCACGATGTCCTCGGCGCTGTGTACGGATTTGACATAAGTAAACGCAAGCCGCCG
This sequence is a window from Oscillospiraceae bacterium. Protein-coding genes within it:
- a CDS encoding sigma-70 family RNA polymerase sigma factor, with the protein product MHSNELIECVRQAVIRYSDNLRRLAFTYVKSVHSAEDIVQDVFLTYLQKAPEFESAEHEKAWLLRVTINKSRNMLKTGWFRSRFELTEEAAYLPPEQSQVLEAVMALAEKYRLPIHLYYYEGYSIEEIAKLLDTNPATVGTRLARARGLLKQSLGGFEDEA
- a CDS encoding endonuclease/exonuclease/phosphatase family protein; the protein is MRFKLMTYNIQHGLRHLKGGIDLGMVADVIRKFDPDVVTLNEVRDSGDDPEYFHQTERIAKLLGWPNYYFARAITFPDGGDYGNAILSKLPFKSVQTILIPDPPVKDEDKYYETRCLLKAEFDGFMVLATHMGLARAEAKNAVSTVLANTGKEPIVLMGDFNLEPDDPILAPIYAAFTDTATILKDKTLKSWPSDAPRIKIDYIFTKNVKKIIGADIPQILATDHCPHLAEIEI